The Rattus rattus isolate New Zealand chromosome X, Rrattus_CSIRO_v1, whole genome shotgun sequence genome has a window encoding:
- the LOC116887970 gene encoding 60S ribosomal protein L38-like, giving the protein MDIDNSWTGQQLEFVLVVCFGSKRKIEEIKDFLLTAQRKDAKSVKIKKNMDNVKFKVRCSRYLYTLVITDKEKAEKLKQSLPPGLAVKELK; this is encoded by the exons ATGGACATAGATAACAGCTGGACTGGACAACAGCTGGAGTTTGTCCTGGtggtttgctttggttca aaaagaaaaattgaggaaATCAAGGACTTTCTACTCACAGCCCAGCGGAAGGATGCCAAATCTGTCAAGATCAAGAAGAACATGGATAATGTGAAGTTCAAGGTCCGCTGTAGCAGGTACCTTTACACCCTGGTTATCACAgacaaagagaaggcagagaagctgaAGCAGTCCCTGCCCCCAGGTTtggcagtgaaggagctgaaatga
- the LOC116887971 gene encoding E3 ubiquitin-protein ligase RLIM, with product FGKIVQLSGESTEEELLRRLQQIKEGPPPQSSDENRAGESSDDVSNSDSIIDWLNSVRQSGNTTRSGQRGNQSWRAVSRTNPNSGDFRFSLEINVNRNNGSQTSESENEPSTRRLSVESMESSSQRQMENHESTSARPSRAERNAAEALAEVPLTRGQRRARSRSPEHRRTRARAERSRSPLHPTIEIPRRAHHNISPQTLEQPLENEPEGSSRTRHHVTLRQQISGPELLGRGLFAASGSRNPSQGTSSSDTGSNSESSGSGQRPPTIVLDLQVRRVRPGEYRQRDSIASRTRSRSQTPNNTVTYESERGGFRRTFSRSERAGVRTYVSTIRIPIRRILNTGLSETTSVAIQTMLRQIMTGFGELSYFMYSDSDSEPSASVSSRNTERAESRNGRGSSGAGNSSASSSSPSPSSNGESSESSSDLFEGTSEGGPSGPSRRDGRHRAPVAFDESGSLPFLSLAQFFLLNEDDEDQPRGLTKEQIDNLAMRSFGENDALKTCSVCITEYTEGNKLRKLPCSHEYHVHCIDRWLSENSTCPICRRAVLSSGNRESVV from the exons TTTGGCAAAATTGTTCAACTTTCAGGCGAAAGTACTGAGGAAGAGTTGCTCAGAAGACTACAGCAAATTAAAGAGGGTCCACCACCACAGAGCTCTGATGAAAATAGAG CTGGAGAGTCTTCAGATGATGTGTCCAACAGTGATTCTATAATAGATTGGCTTAATTCTGTCAGACAAAGTGGAAATACAACAAGAAGTGGTCAGAGAGGAAACCAGTCCTGGAGGGCAGTGAGCCGGACTAATCCAAACAGCGGTGATTTCAGATTCAGTTTAGAGATAAATGTTAACCGTAATAATGGAAGCCAAACCTCAGAGAGTGAAAATGAACCATCCACTAGGCGTCTTAGTGTAGAAAGCATGGAAAGCAGCAGCCAAAGGCAAATGGAAAATCATGAATCAACATCTGCCAGACCATCTAGAGCAGAACGCAATGCAGCTGAAGCATTAGCAGAAGTGCCATTGACCAGGGGTCAGAGGAGGGCAAGAAGCCGGAGCCCAGAACATCGGAGAACCAGAGCAAGAGCTGAAAGAAGTAGGTCACCTCTGCATCCAACAATTGAAATTCCACGAAGAGCTCACCATAATATCTCACCTCAGACCTTGGAGCAGCCTTTGGAAAATGAGCCTGAAGGGAGTTCTAGAACACGGCACCACGTGACTCTGAGACAGCAGATATCTGGACCAGAGTTGTTAGGTAGAGGTCTTTTTGCAGCTTCTGGATCAAGAAATCCCTCTCAGGGGACAAGTTCTTCAGACACAGGTAGCAATAGTGAATCATCAGGATCCGGTCAAAGACCTCCAACCATAGTTCTTGATCTTCAAGTAAGAAGAGTTCGTCCAGGAGAATACCGCCAGAGAGATAGTATAGCTAGTAGAACTCGATCAAGATCTCAGACGCCAAACAACACAGTTACTTATGAAAGTGAACGTGGAGGTTTTAGACGTACCTTTTCCCGTTCTGAACGTGCCGGTGTGAGAACCTATGTCAGCACTATCAGGATTCCTATTCGTAGAATCTTAAATACTGGATTAAGTGAAACTACATCTGTGGCAATTCAAACCATGTTAAGGCAGATAATGACAGGTTTTGGTGAGCTAAGCTACTTTATGTACAGTGACAGTGATTCAGAGCctagtgcctcagtttccagccGAAATACAGAGAGAGCAGAATCACGGAATGGAAGAGGGAGCTCCGGTGCTGGTAACAGCTCTGCTTCCAGCTCAAGCCCTAGCCCTAGTTCAAATGGTGAAAGTTCAGAAAGTAGCTCAGATCTGTTCGAAGGCACTAGTGAAGGAGGCCCATCTGGCCCATCCAGGAGAGATGGTCGACATAGGGCTCCAGTTGCATTTGATGAAAGTGGCTCTCTGCCATTCCTTAGTCTGgctcagttttttcttttaaatgaggaTGATGAAGACCAACCTAGAGGACTCACCAAAGAACAGATCGATAACTTGGCAATGAGAAGCTTTGGTGAAAACGACGCATTGAAAACATGTAGCGTTTGCATTACAGAATATACAGAAGGCAACAAACTCCGTAAACTACCTTGCTCCCATGAATACCACGTCCACTGCATCGACCGCTGGTTGTCAGAGAATTCCACCTGTCCCATCTGTCGCAGGGCTGTCTTATcttctgggaacagagagagcgTTGTGTAA